A genomic segment from Bombus affinis isolate iyBomAffi1 chromosome 13, iyBomAffi1.2, whole genome shotgun sequence encodes:
- the LOC126923045 gene encoding uncharacterized protein LOC126923045 has product MSVFYQCIICQHPNATVIDLHNHHIQHHNPTELSQTIINLQGFKVLNDMKCTKKKYLQPINLGDNNNNENIYNHVFIKPEPKYKYKNEAINSPKKFTHDNCSINCSQFIAWERELYQRKEITDEEFFNITESLCIDLNKKKHRGKKKKDKTGIEETNIRNMLQQINTIIGIESTTVKQIKTEPCETATTSFWNNIDSTVNTTINEEFLVPKITNPIENTEKKQFTALEVVTTNTDTDVLTYHSSCNNFPWNSIITVSADEQEMSVDGKNLYSQPEQIDIANFL; this is encoded by the coding sequence ATGTCTGTGTTCTACCAATGCATTATTTGTCAGCATCCAAATGCTACTGTCATAGATTTACATAATCATCATATTCAACATCACAATCCAACAGAATTATCGCAAACTATTATTAATCTTCAAGGCTTCAAAGTTTTGAATGATATGaaatgtacaaaaaaaaaatatttgcaaccTATAAATTTAGGTGATAACAATAACaatgaaaatatatacaatCATGTTTTTATTAAACCTGAACCAaaatataagtataaaaatgAAGCAATTAATTCACCAAAAAAATTCACCCATGATAATTGTTCGATAAACTGTAGTCAGTTTATTGCTTGGGAACGTGAATTGTatcaaagaaaagaaataactgatgaagaattttttaatatcacTGAAAGTCTTTGCATTGATCTAAATAAGAAGAAGCatagaggaaagaaaaaaaaagataaaacagGCATAGAAGAgacaaatataagaaatatgttACAACAAATCAATACAATTATAGGAATAGAAAGTACAACTGTGAAACAAATAAAGACTGAGCCTTGTGAAACAGCAACAACTTCATTTTGGAATAATATAGATTCCACCGTTAATACAACTATTAATGAAGAATTCCTTGTACCAAAGATAACAAATCCAATAGAAAATACTGAAAAAAAACAGTTTACAGCATTGGAAGTAGTTACCACTAATACAGATACAGATGTTTTGACATATCATTCATCATGTAATAACTTTCCTTGGAATTCTATTATTACTGTGAGTGCTGATGAACAAGAAATGTCTGTTGATGGAAAAAATCTTTACTCTCAGCCAGAGCAAATTGACATTGCAAATTTTCTTTAA
- the LOC126923025 gene encoding uncharacterized protein LOC126923025, whose protein sequence is MSHKYIKISYQNIMSSLNSNKRLAEVLELFLLPNYNIVSTTYLDLLLSHISKDIKECDTNSYENYELFQKWVLKALHTWSSECLPSQPITIFTLKLIGLVSPNELRFHYWQFKDVYNRLCDIFNLRKDDLPVSIKMAYITMLSNLIKHRSGRQWIIDSDAWKDVVKYAHWNHTLYVTHESHKFLWLLLSHEQQNVNFCKKVILAMAAPLITNNFDTQTCQVLQDNYLEENKLLCTTLDLLTSIIENTLFADMDNTIPELCQELIDLEMRVKALFEACISTKLLSHIHKLFVLCLFIPIKQFIRGGKKTETETALKFYTELNYISIMLLSKAYVVELVKTNKFLMIFWKKLQSLHEFSFNQEHKFEHQAISIMIMPLALCIKHTYKDSDIFDMFLTKLFDVTCTAVQRLGYNVRDAVLKNDVPVAQIAKVDIDMLLEIMDIMDRDIAVIVFQAMCHVLKNCVPDACSETLDSMTNATHLENGPRKQVYKIPLEGDPIVDHPTLLSSLLNGLAVMTEKFKLKWQECVETICLLSLAQEILNHPGTLPIICVKALKVCKLAIQNFMPPDLVLLTETDSHMNEIGPTLFKRLHDVNWEVRDSVLEVLNTIAIISEDKYPAFQEYLLANEFLQLAVEISKTDSESYVRASALVFLSTTVRINKLWKEKLSQFDLPNTAIMLLNNESEAIVRKETVILLKELYVHRKWSKNIIDSMTLTMAKTAVLDLHWEVKISALEYWNHVITSHLSDQGVLDGHFPKVTFSKEHRKIVSLNETEIKRRLNKALDELAKQNCLRVLLVTLEDSDLEVCKTSAAIINKLKAFLLKYKLNEPLPALPLPKDSATLDTSYVKYEPPDNVASSNCDMLSNSNNVIEEILDVNDANLLASIYKHSIEADSKTQKSEEKTFQDIPCVTRQVFLQTIFDMDITAYIEEKERWLTTYSTSFDSALDDILTMYKKGDVNSMDCY, encoded by the exons atgtcgcacaaatatataaaaatttcatatcaAAACATAATGTCATCGTTAAATAGTAATAAAAGATTAGCCGAAGTTTTGGAGCTATTTCTGTTGCCTAATTATAACATTGTGTCTACTACCTATCTTGATCTTTTATTATCACACATTTCCAAAGATATTAAAGAgt GTGACACAAATAGTTATGAGaattatgaattgtttcaaaaATGGGTATTAAAAGCACTGCACACTTGGAGTTCTGAGTGCCTTCCTTCCCAACCTATAACTATATTTACTTTAAAACTCATAGGATTAGTTTCACCTAATGAATTAAGGTTTCATTATTGGCAGTTTAAAGATGTGTACAACAGATTGTGTGACATATTTAACCTACGTAAAGATGATTTACCAGTATCTATTAAAATGGCTTATATTACAATGTTATCTAATTTAATCAAACATAGAAGTGGTAGACAATGGATTATAGATTCTG atGCTTGGAAAGATGTTGTAAAATATGCACATTGGAATCACACGTTATATGTTACTCATGAAAGCCATAAATTTTTGTGGCTTTTGCTCTCACATGAACAACAAAAtgttaatttttgtaaaaaagtTATTTTAGCAATGGCAGCACCATTGATAACGAATAATTTCGACACTCAAACATGTCAAGTGCTGCAAGATAATTATTTGGAAGAAAATAAGCTATTGTGTACCACACTAGATCTGTTAACTAGTATCATTGAGAATACATTGTTTGCAGATATGGATAATACAATACCTGAATTATGCCAAGAACTCATTGATTTAGAAATGAGAGTAAAAGCACTGTTTGAAGCATGTATTAGTACAAAACTTTTATCACATATTCATAAGCTATTCGTTCTATGTTTGTTCATTCCAATTAAACAATTCATTAGAGGAGGGAAAAAAACAGAAACTGAAACAGCACTGAAGTTCTACACTGAATTGAATTATATATCTATAATGCTTCTCTCCAAAGCATATGTGGTAGAATTAGTAAAgacaaacaaatttttaatgatATTTTGGAAAAAGTTACAATCATTGCATGAATTTTCTTTCAATCAGGAACATAAGTTTGAACATCAAGCTATATCTATAATG ATTATGCCTTTGGCTTTAtgtattaaacatacatataaagATTCTGATATTTTTGATATGTTTCTTACCAAACTGTTTGATGTAACATGTACAGCTGTACAAAGATTGGGATACAATGTAAGGGATGCTGTACTTAAAAATGATGTACCTGTAGCACAGATTGCCAAAGTTGATATTGACATGCTTTTAGAAATAATGGATATCATGGATAGG GATATTGCAGTTATTGTCTTTCAAGCAATGTGTCATGTCCTGAAAAATTGTGTGCCAGATGCATGCAGTGAAACTTTAGATAGTATGACTAATGCAACACATTTGGAAAATGGACCAAGGAAACAAGTATATAAGATTCCCTTAGAAGGGGATCCCATAGTTGATCATCCTACATTATTATCATCACTTCTAAATGGTTTAGCAGTCATGACAGAGAAATTTAAACTAAAATGGCAAGAATGTGTAGAAACCATATGCTTATTGTCATTGGCTCAAGAAATTTTAAATCACCCTGGAACATTGCCTATA ATTTGCGTGAAAGCTTTAAAAGTATGTAAGTTAGCAATTCAGAATTTTATGCCACCTGATTTAGTACTGTTAACTGAAACAGATAGTCACATGAACGAAATTGGGCCAACATTGTTTAAAAGATTACATGATGTCAACTGGGAAGTAAGGGATAGTGTACTAGAAGTTTTAAATACTATAGCTATAATTTCAGAAGACA AATATCCAGCGTTTCAAGAATATTTATTGGCAAATGAGTTTCTACAGCTAGCAGTTGAAATTAGCAAGACAGACAGTGAAAGCTATGTTCGAGCATCTGCTTTAGTTTTTCTTTCAACTACTGttcgtataaataaattatggAAAGAAAAATTATCGCAATTTGATTTGCCT AATACTGCAATAATGCTACTCAACAATGAAAGCGAGGCCATAGTCAGAAAGGAAACAGTAATTCTATTGAAGGAATTATATGTACATCGTAAATGGTC GAAAAATATTATCGATTCAATGACATTGACAATGGCAAAAACTGCTGTTCTTGATCTTCATTGGGAAGTAAAGATAAGTGCTCTCGAATATTGGAATCACGTTATAACATCGCATTTGTCCGATCAAGGTGTACTCGATGGTCATTTCCCAAAAGTAACGTTTTCAAAAGAACACAGGAAAATCGTATCTTTAAATGAAACTGAGATAAAGCGGAGACTCAATAAAGCACTAGATGAATTAGCGAAACAAAATTGCTTGAGA GTCCTTTTGGTTACTCTAGAAGACAGTGATCTTGAAGTATGCAAAACATCAGCAGCTATAATAAACAAATTAAAAGCATTCCTTTTGAAGTACAAACTTAATGAACCTTTACCGGCATTGCCTCTACCCAAAGATAGTGCCACTTTAGATACCTCTTATGTTAAGTACGAACCACCGGATAATGTTGCAAGCTCCAATTGTGACATGCTCAGTAATTCTAATAATGTGATAGAAGAAATTCTAGATGTTAATGATGCAAATCTACTTGCTTCTATATACAAACATTCAATAGAAGCCGATAGTAAAACGCAAAAATCAGAGGAGAAAACATTTCAAGATATTCCTTGTGTGACTAGGCAAGTTTTTCTTCAAACAATTTTTGATATGGACATCACTGCATATATTGAAGAAAAAGAGCGATGGTTGACCACATACTCCACTAGTTTTGATTCAGCGTTGGATGATATATTAACAATGTACAAAAAAGGAGATGTTAATTCAATGGATTGCTATTAA
- the LOC126923039 gene encoding solute carrier family 35 member F6 — translation MAWTRYQCILAALMVVTGSFNTLSVKYADQQVVPDENGQPRHFNHPFMQSSFMFIGEMMCLLVFKVLYHYYSRRGDNSVDNNPLTKGSHVFNPFILLIPALCDTCATSIMYVGLNMTYASSFQMLRGAVVIFTAVLSMGFLNKKLVSREWLGIVMVIIGLALVGLSDIIMEKSDVSTNSILTGDLLIICAQVIIAVQMVIEEKFIAGQNIPALQAVGWEGIFGFITICIIMIPLNFIHVPPPFADNSQGTLEATKDAFIQIGNSGYLLMAIVGISFSIAFFNFAGISITKEIGATTRMILDSVRTIIIWAFSLAFRWQAFHYLQLIGFIVLLIGMCCYNNVIIPQLVRKCRYRLGRHKPPPTDRERIINTAADDIPETQ, via the exons ATGGCATGGACACGCTATCAATGTATTTTAGCAGCACTTATGGTTGTTACTGGATCTTTTAATACTTTATCTGTAAa atatGCAGATCAACAAGTTGTACCAGATGAAAATGGTCAACCTAGGCATTTCAATCATCCTTTTATGCAATCATCTTTCATGTTTATTGGAGAGATGATGTGTCTTTTAGTATTTAAAGTCCTTTATCATTATTATAGTCGCAGAGGA GATAATTCTGTGGACAACAATCCGTTAACTAAAGGCTCACATGTATTTAATCCTTTTATTCTACTGATTCCTGCCTTATGTGATACATGTGCTACTTCTATTATGTATGTCGGCTTGAATATGACATATGCTAGTAGTTTTCAAATGCTTCGTGGTGCTGTTGTAATATTCACTGCTGTGCTCTCAATGGGTTTTCttaataaaaaactagttaGTAGGGAATGGTTAGGTATAGTAATGGTTATAATTGGTTTAGCTCTTGTTGGGCTCAGTGACATAATTATGGAAAAATCAGATGTCAGCACAAATTCTATTTTAACTGGAGATTTACTTATCATATGTGCGCAG GTTATAATTGCTGTTCAAATGGTGATAGAAGAAAAGTTCATAGCAGGACAAAATATACCAGCGTTGCAAGCAGTTGGCTGGGAAG gTATATTTGGATTTATTACTATATGCATTATAATGATTCCCCTTAACTTTATACATGTCCCACCTCCTTTTGCTGACAATTCGCAAGGAACCCTTGAGGCTACTAAAGATGCATTCATCCAGATTGGAAATAGTGGTTATTTACTGATGGCTATAGTTG GTATATCATTCAGCATAGCTTTTTTTAACTTTGCTGGTATTAGTATTACCAAAGAAATTGGTGCTACAACAAGGATGATATTAGATAGTGTTCGAACAATTATCATATGGGCTTTCTCTTTAGCATTTAGGTGGCAAGCCTTCCATTATTTACAg CTCATTGGCTTCATTGTTTTACTCATTGGAATGTGTTGTTATAACAACGTTATTATTCCTCAACTCGTAAGAAAATGTAGATATCGCTTAGGCCGTCATAAACCACCACCAACTGATCGTGAGCGAATTATTAATACAGCAGCAGATGATATTCCAGAAACgcaataa